A genomic region of Klebsiella sp. RIT-PI-d contains the following coding sequences:
- the ppiD gene encoding peptidylprolyl isomerase, with protein sequence MMDNLRTAANSLVLKIIFGIIIVSFILTGVSGYLIGGNDNYAAKVNDQEIGRQQFENAVASERNQRQQQMGDQFSELAANENYIRNMRQQVLSSLIDEALLDQYARELGLGISDDQVKQAIFSTQAFQSNGQFDNARYNSLVNRMGMSADQYAQALRNQLVTQQLINAVVGTDFMLPGETDELAALVAQQRVVREATIDVNALMAKQQVSDAEIQAAYEQDKGKFVSPEQFRVSYIKMDAASMQQNASDEEIQAYYDEHQDQFTQSARNRYSVIQTKTEADAKAVLDELNKGADFAAVAKEKSTDIISARNGGDVGWMDDAGTLPELKEAGLKEKGQLSGVITSSVGFLVARLDDTQPAQVKPLAEVRDDLSAKVKQEKGLDAYFALQQKVSEAASNDNESLAGAEQVAGVKAVETGWFDHNSLPAELNFKPVSDAIFSGALVGQNGTPGSNSDIITVDGDRAFVIRVSEHKAEAVKPLAEVKTLVAESIKREKATQQAKLDAEKLLTALQTGKGDEAMKAAGLRFGEAKTLTRAGQDPVSQAAFTLALPAQGKPSYGMADDMQGNIVLLALDEIKAGTMPAEQKTAMVQGITRNNAQIAFEALMSNLRKQAKIKYGTIAEQQ encoded by the coding sequence CGTAACCAGCGCCAGCAGCAGATGGGCGATCAGTTCTCGGAACTGGCCGCCAATGAAAACTACATCAGAAATATGCGTCAGCAAGTGCTGAGTAGCCTGATCGATGAAGCGCTACTTGACCAGTATGCTCGCGAGCTGGGTTTAGGTATTAGCGACGATCAGGTCAAGCAGGCTATCTTCTCGACTCAGGCTTTCCAGAGCAATGGTCAATTCGATAATGCGCGTTATAACTCACTGGTTAATCGTATGGGCATGAGCGCCGATCAATACGCGCAGGCGCTGCGTAATCAGTTAGTGACTCAGCAACTGATTAACGCTGTAGTCGGTACTGATTTCATGCTGCCGGGCGAAACAGACGAACTGGCAGCGCTGGTTGCCCAGCAGCGTGTGGTACGTGAAGCGACCATCGACGTTAATGCCTTGATGGCAAAACAGCAGGTAAGTGACGCCGAGATCCAGGCGGCCTATGAGCAGGATAAAGGCAAATTTGTCTCACCTGAGCAGTTTCGCGTGAGCTACATCAAAATGGATGCGGCATCCATGCAGCAGAACGCCTCCGATGAAGAGATCCAGGCTTATTACGATGAGCATCAGGATCAGTTCACTCAGTCCGCACGTAACCGTTATAGCGTTATTCAGACCAAAACCGAAGCCGATGCGAAAGCGGTGCTTGATGAGCTGAATAAAGGCGCAGATTTTGCAGCCGTCGCGAAAGAAAAATCGACGGATATTATCTCTGCCCGTAACGGCGGCGATGTTGGCTGGATGGACGATGCCGGTACGCTCCCGGAACTGAAAGAGGCGGGTCTGAAAGAGAAAGGCCAGCTTTCGGGCGTGATCACATCTTCCGTCGGCTTCCTGGTTGCGCGTCTTGATGATACCCAGCCTGCGCAAGTAAAACCGCTGGCGGAGGTGCGTGATGACCTTAGCGCTAAAGTTAAACAGGAAAAAGGACTGGATGCCTACTTTGCACTGCAGCAGAAAGTAAGCGAAGCGGCCAGTAATGACAACGAATCGCTGGCAGGTGCTGAGCAGGTTGCTGGGGTCAAGGCTGTCGAAACAGGCTGGTTCGATCACAATAGCCTGCCGGCTGAGCTGAACTTCAAACCGGTTTCCGACGCTATTTTCAGCGGTGCGCTGGTCGGGCAGAACGGCACGCCGGGCAGCAACTCTGACATTATCACCGTCGATGGCGATCGTGCCTTTGTGATCCGCGTAAGCGAGCACAAAGCTGAAGCGGTCAAACCGCTGGCAGAGGTAAAAACGCTGGTAGCCGAAAGCATCAAACGTGAGAAGGCAACCCAGCAGGCGAAGCTGGACGCTGAGAAACTGCTTACAGCGCTGCAAACGGGTAAAGGCGATGAAGCCATGAAAGCGGCTGGCTTACGTTTTGGCGAGGCGAAAACGCTTACTCGTGCAGGTCAGGATCCGGTGAGTCAGGCGGCGTTCACGCTGGCACTGCCGGCACAAGGCAAACCTTCTTACGGAATGGCTGACGACATGCAGGGAAATATCGTCCTGCTGGCGCTGGACGAAATCAAAGCCGGAACGATGCCTGCTGAGCAGAAGACGGCGATGGTGCAGGGGATCACCCGAAACAATGCACAAATCGCGTTTGAAGCCCTGATGAGTAACCTGCGCAAACAGGCCAAAATTAAGTATGGCACGATTGCTGAACAGCAATAA
- a CDS encoding helix-hairpin-helix domain-containing protein translates to MKRGIKMALITAALTCAGLSFPALAAQSAAKAHPQVTQAAPDAKPAPHGKTAAATTKADDDEGTRVSLNSASAEELAHAMNGVGLKKAQAIVSYREEYGPFKSLDDLQQVPGMGSSLVERNLAHLTL, encoded by the coding sequence ATGAAACGTGGAATCAAAATGGCCCTCATCACCGCTGCCCTGACCTGTGCCGGGCTAAGCTTTCCAGCGCTGGCGGCGCAGTCTGCTGCAAAAGCACACCCGCAGGTAACCCAGGCGGCACCTGATGCAAAGCCTGCACCGCACGGTAAAACGGCGGCTGCTACAACAAAGGCTGACGATGATGAAGGTACCAGGGTCAGCCTCAATAGCGCCTCGGCTGAAGAGCTGGCACATGCCATGAACGGCGTTGGACTGAAGAAAGCCCAGGCGATTGTCAGCTACCGGGAAGAATACGGTCCGTTTAAGTCTCTTGACGATCTTCAGCAGGTGCCAGGAATGGGCAGTTCGCTGGTGGAACGTAACCTCGCTCACCTGACGCTATAA
- a CDS encoding YbgC/FadM family acyl-CoA thioesterase yields the protein MQTQIKVRGFHLDVYQHVNNARYLEFLEEARWDGLENSDSFQWMTAHNIAFVVVNININYRRPAVLGDRLIVTSQLQQLNGKSGVLSQVVTLEPEGQVVADALITFVCIDLNSQKALALEGELREKLDAMMPGDQKAE from the coding sequence ATGCAGACTCAAATTAAAGTTCGCGGTTTTCATCTCGATGTCTATCAACACGTTAACAATGCCCGCTATCTGGAGTTTCTGGAAGAGGCCCGCTGGGACGGGCTGGAAAACAGCGACAGTTTTCAATGGATGACGGCGCACAACATCGCTTTTGTAGTGGTTAATATCAATATCAATTACCGTCGCCCGGCGGTGCTTGGCGATCGGCTGATCGTCACCAGCCAGCTACAGCAGCTTAACGGTAAGAGCGGCGTATTAAGCCAGGTGGTTACCCTGGAGCCTGAAGGACAGGTTGTTGCCGATGCATTGATCACCTTCGTCTGCATTGATCTAAACAGTCAGAAGGCGCTGGCGCTTGAGGGAGAACTACGCGAGAAACTCGACGCCATGATGCCAGGGGATCAGAAAGCGGAATAA
- the queC gene encoding 7-cyano-7-deazaguanine synthase QueC: protein MKSAVVVFSGGQDSTTCLIQALHQYDDVHCVTFDYGQRHRAEIDVARELALSLGARAHKVLDVTLLNELAVSSLTRDSIPVPDYEPDADGIPNTFVPGRNILFLTLAAIYAYQVKAEAVITGVCETDFSGYPDCRDEFVKALNHAVSLGMAKNIRFETPLMWLDKAETWALADYWGKLDLVRSETLTCYNGIKGDGCGQCAACNLRANGLNQYLANTHTVKAAMQEKTGLA from the coding sequence ATGAAAAGCGCCGTCGTCGTATTTAGCGGTGGACAAGATTCCACTACCTGCCTGATCCAGGCCCTGCATCAGTATGATGATGTTCACTGTGTCACGTTTGACTATGGTCAGCGCCACCGGGCAGAGATTGATGTTGCGCGTGAACTGGCACTCTCGCTGGGCGCACGCGCGCATAAAGTGCTGGATGTCACGTTGCTCAATGAACTGGCGGTCAGCAGTCTGACGCGCGACAGTATTCCGGTGCCAGATTATGAACCCGATGCCGATGGAATTCCGAATACCTTTGTGCCGGGACGCAATATCCTGTTTTTAACCCTGGCGGCAATTTACGCGTATCAGGTAAAAGCCGAAGCGGTAATAACCGGCGTTTGTGAAACCGATTTCTCCGGCTACCCGGACTGTCGTGATGAATTTGTGAAAGCGCTGAATCACGCGGTGAGCCTCGGCATGGCAAAAAATATTCGCTTTGAAACGCCGCTGATGTGGCTTGATAAAGCAGAAACATGGGCGCTGGCAGACTACTGGGGCAAACTGGACCTGGTCCGCAGTGAAACGCTCACCTGCTATAACGGTATTAAAGGCGACGGCTGCGGGCAGTGCGCCGCCTGTAATCTGCGCGCCAATGGCCTGAATCAGTATCTGGCAAATACGCACACGGTGAAAGCGGCAATGCAGGAAAAAACCGGTCTGGCGTAG